The Gossypium hirsutum isolate 1008001.06 chromosome A13, Gossypium_hirsutum_v2.1, whole genome shotgun sequence nucleotide sequence CTTCAATCAGATTTCACCTGTCAACCACACCGCATTTATCAGAATCAAGCAGGGATAAATCATTGATGGGAAATCTATAGGAAATTGAAATTAAGATTCAAAGTAACCTACCGATGGTGAACGAGAACGAGATAATCTGCAACTCCGGCTCCAGCTAGGGCTGCGGTTTGGTGGAGTTCTGCTTTCATGTTTACTGCGAGGCTGCATGTGAAGTAATTGCAAAAAACCAAGCTTTCAGAACAATGATAATATCTCCCTAACAAATCGAAATAACAACAACTGAATTAGATTCAACTTACAGATGGAGTTGGTGATCTGGATATGGAGCGAGATCTGCAAAAATTTCCACAAACAATTAAGTAAACACCCAAAACAATCTCTAGTTTCAATGCCACTTCCACCTCAGAGTAGGCATAATTGTAAAAATGGAATATATACCATTGATATTAAGCAGCAACCAGCAGAAGAAATTAATCCACTACATCTTTACAGGAGGTCATGACAACTAAAAACAAGAGAGAAAACCAGTAGAACAATGAAAGAAATACTAAAAGCAATGGAGAACATCATCTAATTTTCTATCGTCAAACACAAAAGATATTCCTGAGCACAAATTAGACAAATGTTGGAGTCCCAAGTTTCTGTCATATTCCCTGATTGAGGAAAACAGAGTAGCAAAACTAAAAGAACTTAATTCAAGACGGTCCATCTAACCCCATGCATTATATGCTGTTCCAGTCAAGCTCTCTTTGTGTTCTATACATCAGAACATATTAGAATTTTTAACGGTTTCCATAGGTGCTCGACAACAACAATAGAATTACCTCAACAAGAAAAGAATTGCAGGCATTCGAGCACCACATGCCATCAAGTTCCTAACATCCAATCCCCAGATTGCCGCAAATTGCCAGATCTAGCAAGGAAACAAGGCAGCCCTTATGAAAAAGGAATGAAAGCTGGCGAACTAAGTAATCCTTTTTCTCAATTACCCCCCCCCCAAGTttgggttctttttctttttttaattttaatctgaTAAAAGATGCTTTTATCTCCCATTCGATGTGACAATAGGTAGCTGAAGCATCCCTATAGGACATGCTCTAGGACTTCTAAAAGCAGTAGCATGAAATCTGATAAAGACTTGGCTACTTTTAAGGAAGCTTAGATTCATGTAGTGGTATAAGCAATTCAATGTCTACACAATATCTAAGGTTTCTAATCCTTTCTTTCTCAAAGCCAAAAGCTAGCATCCAGTAAAACACCaaacaaattataaaaagttGACACCATGcacaaagagcatgaaaaatgCACCTCAAAATTATCAATGAAGTACTCCAATTATATAAAAGGGCCAAAAGAAAAAGAACCGAATGGCAAATAGTCCAATTTCTTCGGTATAAAAGAAATTTTTGCTTTTAGCAGTAGAGAAAATGCCAATAAAAACCAGTTGAGAATAAAAGCATCAACAACACAATGAAATAATAAACTTACGCAATACCTTGAATTGGAGCGGGCTGGTGACACTGAATGGGAACATGGCGAAACCGATCTAGATACAGATGGAGACTGACTGGTGTATCGGGCCCGAGGAGACTTGCTGTAGGATAGGTCACATAAAGTAACGCGAATATGGTGAGAAACATAAatatccaaacatttattttCACAAAATGATGAAAAACTAACCTCCTGCTCCTGCTCCTACTACTATAACTGCAGCTACGACTGGGGCTTCGACTATACGGGCTACGACTTCTAGAGTAGCTGCGCCTAGAATCATATTTTGAATCATATTCCTTCACCTAAATAAAACAATTAGATACATGATCAAGCAGTGTAGCACAAGCATCAACCAAGAATTAAATATACAACATAGCATACCCGTATGTAAGCCCGGCTAAAAGCATTCCGAAACTCAGAGTCATCAAGCTTCCTTATCTGCAGCACAatagaaatcatttaaaaaagtATCCCCATTCATTGTTAAGAAGGTTAAAACACTACGCAAAACCCAATTCCAGATAAAAGAAGTTAAAACTTAAAAGTGACAAGGTTAAAGCACAGCAGCTTACAGCATATTTCATGTCATCATAATTTGTGTAATCTACAATCCCTGTCATGCCTGCAAAGAAATTGCTATAATATTTAGGAAACGGCCACATAACTTTCAAGATTAACATGCAGGTTCAGCTTGCAATGCATTATGTTGATATAAATACAAAGAATCTAATTTGTATAGCCCTATGACTCTCACACGACCAATTCAGTGTGATGCTACAGAAATCTGAGCTTTTTCAACTAATAGTAATGGAATGAGGTGATGATGCAATAAATAGCATGATAAGGATTATTCCTCTTACCTCCACGATCACGAAACACTTGAGAGAAACAAACATCCCCCGCTTTGCGCATGTGATCCTGATCATAGGGCAAAAACCATATAACAAGTACAAACCAGATCAAATGACCTACTTCTATGCCTTTAAAAAACCTTAAGCAAAGTTACTTTAGTACTCCAGATGGAGGATAATTAAAGAATTCTaccaaaattttattatcattcacCATATTAT carries:
- the LOC107893284 gene encoding serine/arginine-rich splicing factor SR30 gives rise to the protein MGRSSRTLYVGNLPGDTRLREVEDLFYKYGPIVDIDLKIPPRPPGYAFVEFEDPHDAEDAIRGRDGYDFDGYYLRVELAHGGRRPSSSVDRHSSYSGSSSRGPSRRTDYRVLVTGLPSSASWQDLKDHMRKAGDVCFSQVFRDRGGMTGIVDYTNYDDMKYAIRKLDDSEFRNAFSRAYIRVKEYDSKYDSRRSYSRSRSPYSRSPSRSCSYSSRSRSRSKSPRARYTSQSPSVSRSVSPCSHSVSPARSNSRSRSISRSPTPSPRSKHESRTPPNRSPSWSRSCRLSRSRSPSVKSD